From the genome of Thermaerobacter marianensis DSM 12885:
GGGCGGTCCTCGAAGAGCAGGACGACGAATGGATCGCATCCCGGAAGTACTTCAGTCCCGAATCGATGGCCAAGGTCCACGCGACCCAGGATGCAAACAACCCATGCCCGTGTTCCCGAATCCCTGGACACGGGTTCCTGACCCCAACCAACCGGGGGCGGCGAATCTCCCACCATTTTACGGGACGTGGTCCGTCCCGAAGGAACGATCCTTCACCCAACGTTTGGAATCGAGTCCTGGTGGTGGGGGTTGTTGTGATTTGTGGCGTAACATTGGGAGAAAACGACGTGCATTCGGGAGGGTTTCGATGAACCAGTCAAACGGGCCGGCACCGGCCGGCGGCACTGCCCGCCCCCGCTACTTCTTCAACGGGCGCATCTTCACCGCTGACCCCCAGCAACCAGAGGCCACCGCCATGGTGGTGGAGGGCGGGCGCATCCGCTGGATCGGCCGCCAGGAGGACGCCAACCCCGGCGCCGGTGTCGAAAGGCTCGACCTGGCGGGGCACCGGGTGATCCCGGGACTGATCGACGCCCACATGCACCCGCTGTTCCTGGCGGAGACGGCGCAGCAGATCCCCTGCCTCCCTCCTGCCGCCCGCTCCATCGGCGACATCGTGGCGGCCGTACGCCGGCGCCGGGAGGAACTGGGCCGGGCCGGTGCGACGGGCCCCGGGCCGGCCGGGTTCCGCACAGGAGGACCCCGTGCCGCGGGAGGAGGTATGGGTGCCACAGGGCGCGGGACCGATCCGGCGGCAGAACCCTCAAGGAAGCCCCGGGCCGCCAGCGGCACGCACGGCCTGCCCTGGATTCTCGGTTGGGGCTACGACGAGGGCAAGCTGGCCGAGGGCCGCGCCCCCACCCGCTGGGACTTGGACCGGGGTGCCGCCGACGTGCCCGTCGTGATCACCCGCATCTGCTACCATGTGGTCGCCGTCAACAGCAAGGCCCTGGAGCTGGCGGGCATCACCCGCGACACGCCCGATCCGCCAGGGGGCCGGATCGACCGGGACGAGCGGGGCGAACCGACGGGTGTCCTGCGGGAAGCGGCCCGGTACCTGGTACTCGACCTCATTCCCATGCCGTCGCCGGAGGCCCAGGCGGAAATGCTGGCGAAGCTCAGTCCCCTCCTGCTGGCCCGGGGCATCACCGCCATCACCGACATGATGGCCCGGCGCCGCCCGGTGGACGACCTCACCCTCTATCGGGCGGCCCGGGGCCGCGGCCTGCGCCAGCGGGCGGTGCTCTACTACCTCTGGGAACACCTGCGGGAGGAGCTCCCCGGGGAGGCCGCCGGGACCGGCGGGCGTCCCCTTGCTCTGGAACCCGGCGCCACCGACCTCCGCCAGCCGGTCTTCGTCGGGGGCATCAAGGTCTTCGCCGACGGCAGCATCTCGGGCCGCACCGCCTGGGTCGACCCGCCCTTTGGCGGCGTCGACCCGCCCTTTCGCGGCACCGGCGGGTCCGGCTCCGGCGAGGCCGGCGCGGCCGGTTCCCCAGCCCACCCGGGGCCCGGCGTGCCTGCGGGATCCTTCGCCCCGACCGGGCTGGCCGCGCCGTCCGGCGCCGCCGGTTCGTCCGGGGTCCCGGGCCAGCACGGCCTCGCCCTGACCACGCCCGACGAACTCCGGGCGGCTGCGGCCGTGGCCCGGCGGGCAGGGGTGCAGCTGGCGGTTCACGCCATGGGCAACCGGGCCGTCGACCTGGTGGTGGGCACCCTGGGCGCCCTGCCCGGCTGGCTCCGCGACGGCCCCTCCGTCCGTCTCGAGCACGCCACCCTGGCCTCCCGCGACGCCATGGCCCGCGCCGCTCGAGCCGGAATCGCCTTCGTCCCCCAACCCATCTTCCTGTTCGCCGAGATCGAAAGTTACCTCAACAACCTGGGGGTCGAACGGGCGCGCCGCGCCTACGCCCTGCGCTCCATGCTGGAGGCGGGCGTGACCGTGGCGCTCTCGTCCGACGCGCCCGCCACCTCCTGGGCGGACCCGGCCAGTCCGTTCGTCAACATGAAGGCGGCCGCCACCCGGGTCGCTTCCAGCGGCACCCCGGTGGGGCTGAATGAAGCGATTCCCGTCGCGGTGGCGCTGGCCCTCTACACCCGCGAGGCCGCTCGCGTCACCCGCATCCCCGGGGTGGGTCAGCTCAAGCCCGGCTACGCGGCGGATTTCGTCGTGCTGGACCGGGACCTCTTGTCGGTCGAACCGGCGGACCTGGACGCAGTCCGGGTGGTGGCGACGTACATGGGCGGGGAGCGGGTGTACCCGGCGTAGGCTGGGAGCGGAAGGCAGGGTCGCCAGGCGGGAGCCGCTGGCTGGGAGCAGAAGGCGGGGATCAGCAAGCCGGGAGTGGCTGGCTGGGAGCGGAAGGCGGGGATCGGCAGGCCGGGAGCCGCACGTTGGGAGCGGAAGGCGGGGAGCGCAAGGATGGGAGCGGCCGGCCCGGAACCGAAGGCTCACCGCAAGGCAGGGCCCCCCAAGGTCGAGAACGGAGCGCCGGGAACGCAAGTCCCAGGACGCCCCCGGCCGAGGACGGCCGGTTCGAACGGGCTGCCGGGAACGGGCGCCCCCGTCCCCCGTCTTTTCTATGAGGGAGTCCGGCGACTTGCAAAGGACTCCGGCGACTTTCCAGCGAATGGGAGACATGGATCGGCGCCTGATCGGCCACGGGCGGGATGGGGGGCGGTGAACCTGTTGGAAGGACAGCATCCGGGTCACGGCCGCACGGACAACGGTCGTAGGGGTCGGGGGCGCAGCCTTGCCCGTCTGCGCCCGCCCGAGGCCGACCGCCTACCGGGGTATCCACCAGCTCGCCGTCGACGCTTGCGCGGCGTCCGTCGGGCGGCGTTCCTCCTGGCCGCGGGGCTCATTCTGAGCCTCGGGTTCACCCTGGTCCCGGGGCTACCCGTACCGCAGCTGAACCCGCACGGCGACCGCGCCATGTCGCGGGAGCAAGGGGCTGTACCAGGGACCCCGGGCGCTGAAGCAGCCCCACCCGGCGTCCTAGGGGCTAGAGGGACCCCACACGGCGCGCGGCTGGAAGTGCCTGCACCCAACCCCCCAACGGCTGCAGCGATTCGACCCGGCGTACAGCACCTGGAGCCGGCAGCACCCAGCACCCCAACGGCTGCAGCGACCCGACTCGCCTCGCAGCGGGTGGAAGCGGCTGCACCGCCCGCGCAAGGCACCGCCGGTCCTCGCCTGGAGGTGGTGGCAGGCTACGGGCGCCAGCCGGCGGGCGGTCCCTGGGTGCCGGCGCAGGCGACCATCACCCATCCGGGTCCCGGCACGTTCCGCGGCACCTTGGAGATCGCGGGGGTCGCGCCCGTCAGGCCCGGCTTCACCGGGTCGCCCGCGGTGACGCCGCCGGGGCAGCCCGGTTCCTCCATGACGGACCTGGCCCGCTGGCGGTACCCGGTGGAAGTGCCTGCCGGCGCCCGCCGCACGCTGGTGTTGCCCGTCCCGGTGGCCAGCCGGCAAGGCCAGCCCATCAGCCTGGAGGCTCGCCTGCTGGATGAAGACGGCCGCATCGTGGCCTGGTCCCGCATCCCCATCGGCACCGGCAGGCCCACCGACGTCCTGGTGGGGGTGCTGGCCACCCGGGACATTCCTTACCTGGCCGCCGTTCCCGCACCCCGTGGGGAGCTCGTGACCCCCGAGCGCATCGATCCGCACCTGGCCCCCCGCACCGCCGCGGGCTGGGCCAACTTCGACCTGGTGGTGGTCGACGGGGCCGCGGCCCTCCGACAGCTGGACGGAGACCAGCGCGATGCGCTGCGGCGGTGGGTGAAACTGGGCGGAACCCTCCTGCTCGGAACGGGCCCGGACGCCGGCCACCTGGCGGCGGCCCTGGGACCGGATCTGTTCCCCTGGGAAGTGGCGGGCAGTGTGCCCGTCCGGCGGTTCGACGGTGCGCTGGCCTGGGCTCGGCTGGTGGCGCCCGACGTCCCACCCGTAGGGACCGGCGGCAACGCGCCCGATGGCGGCCCGTCACCGGGTGGCCGTCCCGCGCCGGACGGCGGCAACTCGCCGGGTGGGGGTAACGCGGCAGGTGACGGCGGTTCATCGACAGCACCTGCCACCATCGCCGCCGTTCTCCGGCCCTTGCCCATGGACGCCGCGGCCTCCGGGGACGGGGGATCCCAGGGTCAGGATGGGGTCTCCAGTCCCGCCGCGGGCCGGCTGACCCTGGCTCCAGGCCCGAACGGGGCCATCCCCGTGGGGTACATCGCCCATGTGGGTCTGGGCCGCGTCTATGCCTGGTCGACCCGGCTGGATGCCGAGCCGTGGCTGAGCTGGGCGGGCACCCCGGCCGCCCTGGCCGGGTGGCTGGGCACCGATCTGGTCGCCGGCGTGACCCGCCGGGCCGATGCCGTGGTGATGCACCTCGGCAGCGGCTTCCGGGCCCCGAGCGGGCCGAACTGGTCCGGCCCCGTCGTCATGTCGACGCCCCTTGATTCCGGTGGGCCCCGGTCGCTCTTCCAGCCGCTGCTGACGGGACTCTACACGCCCAACTCCTACTGGCCCGGTCTGGATGCGCTGCAGAATGCGGCGCGCGACCTGCCGGGGTTACAGTTCCCGTCGCCCGGGATGCTGATGGCGGGCACCGCCGCCTACCTCCTGCTCATCGGCCCTGTGACCTTCGGGTGGCTGGGGCGGCGCAAGCGGCGGCCCTGGGCGTGGGTGGTGGTGCCCGTCCTGGCCGTCCTGGTCATCGCCGGCTCCTATGCCAGCGGTGCCCTGGCGGCCCGGGGCACGCCCCGGGCGGCCGCCGGGTTCCTCCTGCTGGATGAAGCCGGCCGCCAGGGGGTCTGGTCGGGGCTGGTGGCCGCTTACCGGCCGGGCCGGCCGGCGTCGGTCACCCTGCGGGCAGGAAGCCAGGTCTCGCCCATGATGCGCCCCGACACCTGGGCCGGCCCGTTCCAGCGGCCGGTGGAGGATCCCATCATGGTGGCCGAGCCGTCGGCCCGGGGGCTGGAGGTGACCTGGCCGGCGGCGGGGGCGGGCCACGTGATTCCCGTGGCCGTCCAGCTGGACCTGGCCGTGGCGGGGTCTGGGGCTGAGGGCCTGACCGCCCGCTGGGCACCCGAAGGCCCGGACCGCTGGCGCGTCCGGGTCACCAACGGCCTGGACGTACCCCTCACCGGCGTGACCCTGTTCCTGGGCGGCAATCGCCTTCACCAGTTCGGCGACCTGGCGCCCGGCGAGCAAGGGGAAGCGGTGGTTCGGGTGGCCCACCAGGCGGCCCTGGGCCCCTCCTTCACGGGATTCGGGATCTTCGGAACCGGCGCCGGCGGGGGAGGCCCCGCCGCAGGCTACCCCGGGACCGTGGGGGGTGACGACGGCGCCTGGGAAGCGCGCCAGCGCGCCCGCCTGCAGGGTTCGATGTCCTACCTGCTCCAGGGCGTCTCGGGAGGCCCCTTCCTCGTCGCCGAGATCAAGGGATCGCCCGTCCTGGTGGATGCGGCCGGCGGCGGCCCGGACGGGCCGGTGGTGCCCCCGTCCCGGTGGGATCCCCACGGATACACGCTGGTGCTGGCGCCGGTGCAAGCCCCGGGGCTGGATCAGGGAGCGGCCGCCGGGGTGCCGCCGGCCGGGTTCGTCCCCGCCACGGCGAGCAATGCCCTGTGGCCCGCGGCCGCCGGGATGATCCGGGCCAGCGCGGTCGACATGCCGGGACCGGACGTCATGGTTCTCCGCGACGCCCAGGTGGTCGTGGAGTGGCGGCCGCCGGAAGCCGTGGTGCCCGGTGCCCGGCGGCTGGTGGTCCGCCTCGATGCGCGGCAGCCCGCCCCCAGCCCCCCGGCCCTGGGCGCCGCCATCGAGCTCTACGACTTCGCCTCCGGCCGCTGGGTTCCCGTGAAGGATCCGGGCGCGTGGACGGTGGCCGGCGCGGCACCGGACTGGGTGGCGGCCGGCGTGTCCGTCCAGCCGCAGCGCCTGCAGGTGGAGGGTGAGGCCCTGCGGCGGTTCCTCCCGCCGGGCGGGCGGCTGCTGGTGCGGTTCCGGTCGCCCGGGGACGGCGAGATGACCTTGACCCTGCCGCAGTTCGTCCTGGAGGTGAGCCCGTGAGCACCGCGACCCCCGCCGCCGGAGCCCCCGGCGAACCCGCCATCGTCACCCGGAACCTGCAGCGCACCTTCGGGCGGGTGCGGGCCCTGGCCGGCATCGACATGGTGGTGCCGCGGGGCGCCGTCTACGGGTTCATCGGGCCCAACGGCGCCGGCAAGACCACCTGCCTGCGCATCCTGGCCGGGTTGCTGGAACCCTCCGGCGGCGAGGCCCGGGTCTGCGGGCTCGACGTCACCCGCCAGCGGGACGGCCTGCCCGGCGTCATCGGCTACATGCCGGACTTCTTCGGTGTGTACGACGACCTGACCGTCACCGAGTACCTGGACTTCTACGCCGCCTGTTACGGGCTGCGGGGACCCGCCGCCCGGCGCCGGCGGGATGCCCTGCTGGAGCTGGTCGACCTGGCGGACAAGGCGGGCGAGATGGTCAACCACCTGTCCCGGGGGATGAAGCAGCGCCTCGGCCTGGCCCGGGCGCTGATCCACGACCCCCAGGTCCTCCTCCTGGACGAACCGGCCAGCGGCCTCGACCCCGCGGCCCGCATCGAGTTCCGCGAGCTGATCCGGGAACTGGCGGCCATGGGGAAGACCCTGGTGGTCAGCTCCCACATCCTCAGCGAGCTGGCGGACTTCTGCACCCACGTGGGGATCCTCCACCGCGGCCGGCTGCTGGTGTCCGGCACCATGGCGGAGGTGCTGGCGGCGGTCCGCCGCCGCTCGGCCCGGGTGCACCTGGTGGTTCCGCCGCGGGATGAACCCGGCGCCGTGGCGGCCCGGGCGCGGCAGGCGCTGGCGACCCTGCCCGCGGTGACCCACGTGGAGATCGGCGCAGCGGCCACCGGAGCGGAGCGGGGTGATGCCGGCGGCCCGCCGGGAGGGGGCGAGGCGGGTGCCGCGTCGGGTCCGGGAGCCGCCGGGGCGGAGCCGGGAGTGGGCGACGCGGGTTGGGGTCGCGCGGCCGGTGAAGCGGATGCGGGCGGCGGGCCGAAGGCGGCCGGAGCCGGCTTCGGTCCGGGGGTGCTCGAACTGATCGTCGACTTCGCCGGCGGTCCCGTGACGCTGGCCCACATCAACGCGCGGCTGGTGCAGGCGGGCCTGCTGGTCAGCCACGTGGCGGAAGTGGGCGGCAGCCTGGAGGAGGCGTTCCTTTACGCGGTGGAGAGCCTGGCGGGCGAGGACGCCTCGCCCGCGGCGCAGGTGGCGGCGGGGAAAGGAGGTGGCCGTGGTGGCCGGTGACGTGGGAGGCCCCAAGCCCGGGCACGAACTGGAGGCCGAGCCCCGGGTCCAGCCCGCCGCAGCCGGCGTGACCGGCGTCGGCGGGACCGGCGAGGGAGCCGCCCCCGCGGGGGTCGAGCCCGCGCCGGCCGGCCCGGGACCGGGGCTGGCCCGCGGCCTTGGCCGGCGCCAGGCCGCCCTGCTGGCGCCCACGCTCCTCAACCCCATCATCGAGCTGGAATTCCGGGCTCGCATGCGCCGGAACCGCACCATGCTCCTGCTCATGGCCTACACGGCGGCGGTCGCTGCCGTGTTCCTCCTGGCCGTGGTGTTCACGGGCGCGGCGGGGACCCGCATCCTCGGACCCGGCCCCTACGAGATCAGCTGGGGGCTCTTCCAGGCGGTGATGCTGGCGGAACTGGTGCTGATCGGCGCCGTGGCCGGCGCCTCGGGCGCGGGCGCCATCAGCAGCGAGCGGGAGCGGCAGACGTGGGAGATCCTGCGGACGACCCGGATGCCCGCCTGGCGCATCGTGACGGGCAAGCTGGTCGCCGCCGTCGCCCTGGCCCTGTGGCTGGTGGTGGCCTCCTTCCCCGTCTTCCTGCCCCTCTTCCGGTTCAACGCGGTGCAGCCGGACATGCTGGCCCGGTTGCTGCTGCTCTTCACCGCCAGCGGCCTGACCTGGGCGGCCCTCGGCCTGTTCTTCTCCGCCCTGTTCCGGCGGACCATCGTGGCCGTCATCGCCACGTACGGGGTGGCCATGGGCTGGGTGATCCTGACCTTGATCGCCCGGCCGCTACAGGATGCCCTCACCCCCCCGCCGCCCATGGGTCCCATGCCCCCGCGTCCCGTGGGTCCGCTGGCCATCGAGCTGGCCAGCCCCGTGCTGGCCTTGCTGTATGCCCTGCGGTCCCCCTTGCTGGAGGAGTGGAACTGGCTGGCCGGCGGGGTGGTGTCCGTGCTGCTCCGCGCAGGCATGCCGGCAGGAACGCGCATCACCACCGCCGCCCGGGTGGCCGCCTATCTGGGTGAATACGGCTACTATTGGATGTACGTCATCATCGCCCTGGGGGCGGCCGCGGTGCTGGCGGCGGCCGCCACGGCCCTCATCCAGCGGCGGGAGGCGGGATAGACGCTTGCCGGCGGATGGGGCCGGCCAGCGCCACAGGCATGGACGGTGCCGCCGGCGGTCGCCGCCGACGCGGAGGGCCGCCCACACCGGGGGGCCGGCGCAGCACGCAGGGACGGTGCGGCCGGCGGGTTCCAGCCGAAGCCGGCCGCGGGCAGCGGTTCCATTGGAGGGACGCCGGAATGCCCATGCACCGGCGCGGGTCGAACCGGCCCGGGACGGGCCGGTCCCGAACGCACCCGCCCAGGACCAACGCGGGCGCCACGCACCCGGACGGGATGGAGGCGGAGCACCCCGGGGCGCCAAGGCGGGGACCCCAGCAGCCCGGCGGCGACGGGGGTGCCTCGGGCACGAGCCCGCCCGTCACGAAGGAAGGCGTGCCCACCGTGGAGGACGTCTTCCGTGCCCTCAAGCCCTGGCGGGCGCGGCTGCTCGGGCAGCATCTCTTGACCTGCGGGCTCGTGGGCCTCGCGCTGGCGGCGTGCCTGGCCCTGCCCCCGCTGCTGGCCGACCGGTGGCTGGTCGACCCCGGGGGGCGGGGGACCGCCCTCGTTCTCGCGGCCGCGGCCGTCGTGCTGGCGGCCGTGCAAGGCTGGCGGTCGGCGCCAAACTGGGCGGATGCCGCCCGGGCAGCGGATGCGGCCGCGGGCCTGAAGGAACAGGCCGTCACCGCCTTGCAGCCGGAGCCGGGTGCCCGCCGTGCCTTCGTCACCCTGCAGCGCCGGCGCGCCCTGGAAGCCCTGGCGGCCGCCGACCCCCGCGCCTGGCCCCTGGCGCCCCGGCGGTGGCGGCCGTGGGCGGCGGTGCTGCTGGCCGCGTTGCTGGTGGACGTGACCCTGTGGCTGGCACCCCACCCGCTGGCCCCCGTCCGGGCACAGCGGGCGCGCTGGCGGGCCGAGCTGGCCCTGATCCAGGATCAGGTCCGTCAGATGCAGCAGGTCGTGCACTCGGTTCGCACCGGGGCACCGGAAGAACCCCGGCCGGGCAGCTCCCGGGTGGACGATCCGCAGGCCGGTGCAGGACCGCCGCGGCCCGGTGCGCGGGAGCCCACCCCCCGCCCCGGTACGGAACCCTCCCGGGAGCCGGCGCAGCCGGGTTCGTCCGGTGCAGGGCGCTCCCCGGCCACCGGTGCAGGGCCGGATTCGGGGACGCCTGCTACCGCCACCGCACGTGACGCCGCCGGAGCGCCGGCAGGCGGCGGGGCCCCGGCAGGCGCCGGGCCGCGGGGCGGGGATTCCACGCCGGCGCCGGTCGCAGACGCGGTGGCTGCCCTGGACCAGGCGCTGGCCAACCTGGCCCGGCGGCTCGAGGAGGCGCAAGCCGATCCCACCGCCGCCACCCTGGCCCGCGTGGCGGAGGCGGCCCAGCGGGTACAGGATGCCGCCCGGGCCGGCGCGGGCACCTCCCAGACCGTTGTGTCGCCCGAGCTGGCCGCTCACCTGGCCCGCCTGGCGGCGCAACTGGAGCAGCTGGCCCGGGAAGCGTCCAGTTCCGAGCTGGCCCGGCGGGCAGGTGCCGGTGTGGGCGGCAGCCCTGGTTCCGTCCCGGGTGGTGGCTCGCGGAGCGGCCGCGGGGATGGCGGAGCGCCCGGCGCGGCCTCCGAAGGTTCGTCGCCGGGCGGTGCTTCCGGTGCCGGAGCGGGGGCGCTAGCCGGGGCCGGATGGGGCACCGGGGCGGGAACCGGTGCGGGCACCGGTTCCGGAGGTGGCGGCCGGGGCTCCGGGGGTCGCGGGTCAGGTGCCGGCGGCCTGGGTACCGGCTCGGGTGGCAGCAGCTGGGGCACCGGCACCGCGGGCAGTGCCCTGGCGGGCGGGCTGGATGCCCGCCTCGCGGGCGGCCAACCGCAGTGGCTGCCCGGGGCCCGCACCCCCGGATCCCTGACCTTGCCCGGCTGGGGCTCGGAATCCATCGCCGTCCGGCCGGGCCAGGTCTCGCCCGCCCGGCAACTGCAGGGGCAGTGGGCGGCCCAAGCGGCCCTAGATCTTGGCAGCGGCGACCTGGGCACCTTGCCCCCGCAGCTGCGCTGGCTCGTCCAGGCGTACTTCGGCGGCCAAGGGGCGCCGCCGGCTTCAGCAAACCCGTGATGGCCCCTGAGGACCGGTCCCTGAGGCCGCTCGCCGGTCGCCGCCCGGGCCGGACGAGCCGGCGCGGCGCCCCATCACCGTAGGGACAGAAAGGTCGAGCTGGCCAGCGCGGTGCCGGTGGAACCCATGCGGTGCCAAGGTGGGGAGCGAAGGTGGAATTCCGCATGCAAGCGATGCGCCCCTCCCCGGAGGGAGGCCCGCCCATGACCCCGGGTCCCGTGGCGCGGGAAGCCGAAGACCTGGCCCAGCGGCTCGAGCGCCTGGCGGACCAGCTGGCCCGGGTCCGCGACGAGTTGCAGCGGGTCATCCTGGGTCAGGACGACGTGGTCCGGCAAGTCCTCTGGGCCTTGCTGGCGGGTGGCCACGTGCTGCTGGAGGGCGTGCCCGGACTGGGCAAGACGGCCCTGGTACGGGCCCTCGGCCAGGTGCTGGGCCTCCAGTTCTCCCGGATTCAGTTCACCCCCGACCTGATGCCGGCGGACCTGCTGGGCACCCACATCCTCGAGGAACGCCCCGACGGCCGCCGCGGCTGGCGCTGGGAGCCCGGTCCCATCTGGGCGCACCTGGTGCTGGCCGACGAAATCAACCGGGCGACGCCCAAAACCCAGAGCGCCTTGCTGGAAGCCATGGCGGAAGGGCAGGTGACGGCGGGCGGCACCACCCGGCCGCTGCCCCGGCCGTTCCTGGTCCTGGCCACCCAGAACCCCCTGGAGATGGAGGGGACGTTCCCCCTGCCCGAGGCCCAGCTGGACCGCTTCCTGTTCAAGGTGCTGGTCCCCTACCCGTCGGAAGACACGCTGGCCCGCATCGGCCGGCTCACCACCGGGGCCCGGCCGGCTGCCCCGGCGACCGTGGCCGGCGGAGAAGCGACGGTCCGCGAGTGGATGGACCTGGCCCGCGGCGTCCTGGTGGCCGACGAGGTCCTCCACCGGGCGGCGCGTCTGGTGGCCATGACCCATCCCGACCACCCCCAGGCGCCGGAGGCGGTGCGCCGGTTCGTCCGGTACGGGGCCAGCCCGCGGGGCCTGCAAGCCCTGCTGCTGGGGGCCAAGGCGCGGGCGTTGATGGAAGGCCGGCTCAACGTGGCCTACGACGACCTGGCGGCCGTGCTGCGGCCCGCCCTGCGCCACCGGCTGATCCTCAACTTCGAGGCCGAGGCGGCGGGGATTGGCGTGGATGACATCCTGGCCGAGCTGGCGGAGGCCGCGGGCCTGGCCGGGGTGCAGGGACAGGCCCCGCCTGGCGGCCGGGGCCACGCCCCGCCAGCCGCCCCGCCGGACGGCGTGCCCGGTGTCCCGCCCGGTGCCCCGCCCGATGCCCCGCCAGCCGCCCCGCAACCCGCGGCGCCCGGCTTCGGGCGGGTTCCTCCGGACGAACCCGCCCGGAGCCGGCGCGGGGAGTGAGGCGCCGTGGCGGCGGGCCTGGAGGCGTGGCTGGACGGGCAAGTTCGCCCCCTGCTGGAGCGGTTGCAGCTGCTGGGCCGGGCGGCGGCGCCGGACGCCTGGACGGGCCGTTACCGCACCCGCCAGAAGGGGCGCTCGCTGGAGTACGCCGGGTTCCGCGAGTACGTCCCGGGCGACGACCCGCGGACCCTGGACTGGCAAGCCCTGGCCCGGCTGGACCGGCCCTTCGTCCGCGAGTACACGGCGGAACGGGAACGGGTGGTCACGGTGCTGATCGACGGATCCGCCTCCATGGCCGCGGCGGGCAAGGTGGCGACGGCCTTGCAGCTGGCCGCCGCCCTGGGGTACTGCGCCCTGTACCACGGCGACCGCTGGCAACTGGTCCTGCTGCAGGGGCCGGCCGCGAGGCTGCTGGGGGTAGGCCGGGGACGCGGCGCCCGGCACCGGCTGGCGGTGGCCCTGGCCGCGGCGGAGGCGCAATTTCGGACGGTGGGCACGCCGGCGGCGGCCGGGACGGCCCTGGCCCGCGGTGGGGCTGCGGCCCCCGACGCGGCCACGGCGACGGGAGGCATCACCGGGAGCCGGCCGCCCGCCGTGCCTCAGGCCCCCCGGTGGGGCCATGAGGCGGAGGGCCTGCCGGGTTCCGCGGACGGGACCCGGGGTTGGGAGCGGGCCGTCACCGCCTTGCTGCCTGCCTTGAAACAGTGGCGCCGCGGCGCCGTCCCGTCGATCCGGCCCGGAGGCGGCGTGGCCATCCTGATCAGCGACCTGCTGGACCCGGCCAGCCTGGGCGGCGGGCGGCGCGGTGAAGCCAAGGGGCGTCGTGGAACACGGGAGCCCGGTGCGGCAGGAAGGCGCGTTGGCCCCTCCGACCCCGGTGCAGCAACGGGGCACCGTGCAGCACTGAAGGCCGGTGAAGCAGGGGATGGCGCGGCCTACGTTCTTCAAGTGGTCTCTCTGCTGGCGGCCGCCGGGCAGGGCGTGCTCCTGCACCTGCTGGCGCCTCCCGAGCTGGGGCTCGAGGCGGCCGGGTTCTTCCCGCCTCCTGGCGAGTGGACGCTGGTCGACGCGGAGACGGGGGCGGCCCTGGACGTCACCGTTGACGGCCGGCTGCTGGAAGCGTACCGGCGGGCCCTGGCGGGGTGGCTGGAAGGGTGGCGGCGGGCGTGCCACGCCCACCGGGTGCTGCACGTGCCCGTGCCGGCCCCCTGGCCGCTGCGGGGGGCGGTCATGGATTACCTGGTGCCCGCGGGCGTGCTCGGTTGACGGGTTGTCGGCTGACGGGTTGCCCGGCCGGGCGAGGCGGTGAAAGGGTTGCCGGGCGGGATGAGCGGCGGGCCAAGCGGGTTTTTCCAAACGTCCGGGTGGGGATGGGCAGGGCCCCTGGCGGCGCTGGCCGGAGCGGGGGTCATCCTGCTGCTTTACCTGCTCCGTCGCCAGCCGCAGCGGCTGGTGGTGCCGTCCACCCTGCTCTGGCAGCACATCCTGCGGGATGCCGTCGCCCGGCGACCGTGGCAGCGCCTCCGCTCCCGGCTGTCCCTGTGGCTTGAACTGCTGGTGGCGCTGGCCCTGGCCCTGGCGCTGGCGCGCCCCATGCTGCCCGGGGGTGAACCCATCCTGGCAGGTGCCGTGTGGGTGCTCGACGCCACGGCCAGCATGGGAGCCGGGGACCGGTGGCAGGAAGCGCTGGCCGTCATCCGGGAGGACCTGGAGCAGGCGGGTCCGGGCTTCCGCGGCGCCCTGCTGCGGGCGGGCCCTCAACCGCAGTGGATCGCCGGGCCCGGGGCAACCGCCGCCGAGATCGTCCGGGCGCTGGACCGGCTGGCTGGAGGGTCGGGCGCGAGCCTGGTTGCGCCCCCCGGGCCCGGGGAAGGGACGTCCCCGGGGTCATCCCGCTGGTTGCCCCCCGGCCCTTCGGGTGGCACCACGGACTGGCCTGCGGTGCTGGCGCTGGCCTACGGGGCGGCCGGCGCCCTGCCGCCCGGCAGCCCGGTCCGGGTGGTGAC
Proteins encoded in this window:
- a CDS encoding amidohydrolase, which gives rise to MNQSNGPAPAGGTARPRYFFNGRIFTADPQQPEATAMVVEGGRIRWIGRQEDANPGAGVERLDLAGHRVIPGLIDAHMHPLFLAETAQQIPCLPPAARSIGDIVAAVRRRREELGRAGATGPGPAGFRTGGPRAAGGGMGATGRGTDPAAEPSRKPRAASGTHGLPWILGWGYDEGKLAEGRAPTRWDLDRGAADVPVVITRICYHVVAVNSKALELAGITRDTPDPPGGRIDRDERGEPTGVLREAARYLVLDLIPMPSPEAQAEMLAKLSPLLLARGITAITDMMARRRPVDDLTLYRAARGRGLRQRAVLYYLWEHLREELPGEAAGTGGRPLALEPGATDLRQPVFVGGIKVFADGSISGRTAWVDPPFGGVDPPFRGTGGSGSGEAGAAGSPAHPGPGVPAGSFAPTGLAAPSGAAGSSGVPGQHGLALTTPDELRAAAAVARRAGVQLAVHAMGNRAVDLVVGTLGALPGWLRDGPSVRLEHATLASRDAMARAARAGIAFVPQPIFLFAEIESYLNNLGVERARRAYALRSMLEAGVTVALSSDAPATSWADPASPFVNMKAAATRVASSGTPVGLNEAIPVAVALALYTREAARVTRIPGVGQLKPGYAADFVVLDRDLLSVEPADLDAVRVVATYMGGERVYPA
- a CDS encoding ABC transporter ATP-binding protein, with amino-acid sequence MSTATPAAGAPGEPAIVTRNLQRTFGRVRALAGIDMVVPRGAVYGFIGPNGAGKTTCLRILAGLLEPSGGEARVCGLDVTRQRDGLPGVIGYMPDFFGVYDDLTVTEYLDFYAACYGLRGPAARRRRDALLELVDLADKAGEMVNHLSRGMKQRLGLARALIHDPQVLLLDEPASGLDPAARIEFRELIRELAAMGKTLVVSSHILSELADFCTHVGILHRGRLLVSGTMAEVLAAVRRRSARVHLVVPPRDEPGAVAARARQALATLPAVTHVEIGAAATGAERGDAGGPPGGGEAGAASGPGAAGAEPGVGDAGWGRAAGEADAGGGPKAAGAGFGPGVLELIVDFAGGPVTLAHINARLVQAGLLVSHVAEVGGSLEEAFLYAVESLAGEDASPAAQVAAGKGGGRGGR
- a CDS encoding ABC transporter permease encodes the protein MAGDVGGPKPGHELEAEPRVQPAAAGVTGVGGTGEGAAPAGVEPAPAGPGPGLARGLGRRQAALLAPTLLNPIIELEFRARMRRNRTMLLLMAYTAAVAAVFLLAVVFTGAAGTRILGPGPYEISWGLFQAVMLAELVLIGAVAGASGAGAISSERERQTWEILRTTRMPAWRIVTGKLVAAVALALWLVVASFPVFLPLFRFNAVQPDMLARLLLLFTASGLTWAALGLFFSALFRRTIVAVIATYGVAMGWVILTLIARPLQDALTPPPPMGPMPPRPVGPLAIELASPVLALLYALRSPLLEEWNWLAGGVVSVLLRAGMPAGTRITTAARVAAYLGEYGYYWMYVIIALGAAAVLAAAATALIQRREAG
- a CDS encoding AAA family ATPase, translating into MTPGPVAREAEDLAQRLERLADQLARVRDELQRVILGQDDVVRQVLWALLAGGHVLLEGVPGLGKTALVRALGQVLGLQFSRIQFTPDLMPADLLGTHILEERPDGRRGWRWEPGPIWAHLVLADEINRATPKTQSALLEAMAEGQVTAGGTTRPLPRPFLVLATQNPLEMEGTFPLPEAQLDRFLFKVLVPYPSEDTLARIGRLTTGARPAAPATVAGGEATVREWMDLARGVLVADEVLHRAARLVAMTHPDHPQAPEAVRRFVRYGASPRGLQALLLGAKARALMEGRLNVAYDDLAAVLRPALRHRLILNFEAEAAGIGVDDILAELAEAAGLAGVQGQAPPGGRGHAPPAAPPDGVPGVPPGAPPDAPPAAPQPAAPGFGRVPPDEPARSRRGE